AGTTTGAGTTTGTGGTTGACGTTGTTGGAGGCTTGGTTGGCGCTGTACTACTCGCTTAAGgaatataaatatcattattaatatttgtattaactaaattaattaattttccatttcaTAAAAACATTCCAAGGAAATGTCTTCATAATTTGGTATGTCTGGATTAAACTAAAAGAGGaggaattataaaaataaaataaaaaatggagaagTTAAAATTCTATTAGAGAACATCACGCATTAAAAGAAAGAGGGGACAAAAGTCACGagaaatttaaagacaaaatcgACTAAGACCAAATAACCACTCAAAATGTGGTCAGCATCAAAAGGAAGAGATCCACCAGTCACGCAAAGAGTTTAGTTGGGAAAATTGAGCCAATACCAACTTCTTTACATTCACAGTGGGATATAACGGATTTTTCTAAGCTCCGACACAAGCATGTGATGCATATTAGCAAGTAGAAATGGAAAGAAGAAAGAACACAAGAAATAACGTAAATGAAAGCTCTGAAATTCAATGATGTATAATCGAATCAATTACAGGCAATATACGAGGGGCCTACATGCCAACCATTAGAATACAACTACAggaacaaaaattaaactaaaatgttATCGATATTCTTCACTGTATGATTCCCTATGCTCTGCTCATAAGTACAGGAACACTCTGTTCATTCCTGAAAAAGTTTTCAGGATCCACTTTGGTCTTAATGTTCACCAGCCTCTCCAAATTCTGATTGAAGTACTTGCTCCCATAAACCTGCCCTTCTTGAAAGCTATTCTCACCGAAGTTGTTCACTCCAATATCAAGGTCTCTATAATTCAAAAAAGCCCTTCTGGGATTCTTAGACACAAAAGGGGTCATGTAACTGTAAAGCCTCTTAGCCTGATTCGTGAAATTCTGAGCCGCACCAGTTGAAGGATCGTCCCAGTTCACAGAATACTGAATCTTGAAGAGATTCCCCTTGCGGTGAGGAAATGGTGTCGCATCAGAAGCAATCTCTCCCATTTTCCCTCCGTAAGGGTTGAAAACAAACCCCGTTTTTCCCAACTCGATCATCCTCTTGAATATCCATTCCAACCCGTCTCTTGAAATGGCGTTCTCAACATAATCGgattttcttttcagaaaaccagCAGAGTTCAGATTCCGGTCCAGTAGGGTCTTAGGTTTGTCACCGTTTTTCAAACTTTCATCATCGTTCCACCACAGAACAGAATCAATCCAACTCACCTCGGTACAATTCTCCTTCTTCAACCCAAGAAGCGGAAACTCCTTCTCCAAAATCGACACAACCTCATCAGCCCCTCCCAGAAACAAGGCCACAACCGAGGCTCTCACAGTTCTGGTCCCCTTCACAACCTTGGAACTCACTGGCTGCAATAAGAGCCTCAGGAAAAGCCTGTCGTCGGTATTTGGCGCCACCTGCTGCCACTGCAGCACTAGGTCAGTTGCAGACACATTCGTTTCCAAAGTCTTCTCAACACGGAAAACGGTAACCGTTTGAGGCACCGGAACTAGTTTGATAGTAAAGGATAATATGACACCGAAACTCCCTCCCCCACCTCCTCTAATAGCCCAGAAAAGATCCTCCCCCATGGATTTTCTATCAAGAACATTTCCTTTCACATCAACAATCTGAGCGTCAATCACATTATCCACAGATAACCCATATTTTCTCATCATGTTACCGTACCCTCCTCCACTGAAATGGCCACCGACACCAACAGTGGGACACACCCCTGCAGGGAAGCCATGAACTTTACTCTTCTCCCAGATCCTATAGTAAACCTCTCCCAGCGTGGCACCAGCTTGGACAACTGCAACCTCGTTTTTTATGTCCACCGTGATTGCGCGAAGGCTGAACATGTCGAGGATGATAAAGGGCTCATCGGAGATGTAGGAGATACCCTCGTAATCATGACCTCCACTCCTGATTTTGAGTTGAACTTTGACGCTTTTGGCGCATATTACAGCGCCCTGGACGTGCGATTCCCGGAGGGGAGTGACGATGAGTAACGGCTTTCGCGTTTGGGAAGTGTTGAAACGCGCGTTTCGGATGTAGTTTTGGAGGACGGTGGGGAAGGAAGGGTTGGTTTGGGCGAAGACTATGTTGGAGAGTTGGGTTGAGGAATTGGTGCGTTGTGTGAGGCAGCGAAGGAAAGTGTCGTAGATTGAGGAATCGGGGGTTTGTGCCGACGACAAAGTGAAGAcaagtagaagaagaaaagcGGCAGAGAAATATGCCAAACAAGGTTTTGCCATTGTCGGTTGTGGATGTTTGAGTTAGTGACTTTGGGGAGGGTGAGTGCGGTTTTTATATACACCACAAGTGGGGAGTGTTTGGGACGTGTTGGCCTTAGTCCACCTTTGCGCCTAAGAGAACGTGAGAATTTTCAAAAGCAcgggtttttctttttttatggaATCTTCTTGTGATTTTCCTGTTCTCATGCATCATTTCTCCACGCTCCTTTGCATAcacaaaagttgaaaaaaataaatcttttgggATCAGGGGTTTTCAATTATGAATCATGAACCAATCAATGcttaatattattgataaacGCCAAATTGGGGATTAATTTATCccataaaaatatcaaacagAGAGCTAATTTTGTTTGGTAACTGTTGACGTCTCATAgaaataagtaattttaaatCCTTCTATTTGTAACTATTTGGTCAACAATCCtattttatttgtatgtttatatttttaaaataataaatacatttagtttatattcaatattttatttataaaataaaaaatatatataagagaaCCGGTAAAAGTGTCTTACGTTACTCATTAGGACTGTATGATTGGTATGTGATCCTGCAAGAATTGTGACTTATCTTCGTTGACAAATTGCGCTTTTACACAGAAAAAGTAAAAGACGTTGGTTCTTTCTGGTACAATAGTACCAAgtttcaacaaataaaataatgtcaAGGTAATATATCTAttcttgaataataaaattgttgaCTTTGTAAAAGTCTTTAAACGCAAAGTATAAGTAGCTCTctgtttgatatttttgtggGATGACTTAATATGCCCAATTTGACgtttatcaataatattaaagcATAGTGTATCCGAAACTTCTTGCCTTAGTTTTCTCTCAATCAAGGGGTTGTGTAAAATGGTAAtcctttaaaaaatagttattataattaagttttttttttgtatattattctttatttaaaagcctcctattctttattttagtttaaaaaatattggaattttatagtgaatttaaaatataaaatactttaaacaaattaaaatataaagtcatGGTAAAAAGTTTAATGAAATGTAaagaatttcataaaatataactttaaagTGTTTTTTACTTCTTAGTCCGATAAAAGGCTTAAGATGTTCTTCAcgggaagaaaaaataatttctttattattttcaacaaattatTTGGAGTTTTTCACCCCAGGAGTGgtttaaaatagtttaattgccttagtattaatttaaaaaaatgaagagtttcatagaaaataaataaacgaatTTAACCGtaatgttaaaaattataaactaaattccaaaaaaaaaaaaaaactattagtaAACctcaaattaaagaaaacaaaatggaagaaatatgtatgattaaaattcttaaaatccaccaaaaagaaaatcataacttttatgatgatgtcaaataattatctatacttaatgtaattgtttgttttgtatttgtttgatttggtttgatttttgttttaatatttaatttataaacaatgttatgttattttttttataaaaataattaaacttttagaatttttttaatattaagttCGTAGTGTTATATATGTGACTTAATTGATAATAAGAACtccattcaaatatatatatatatatatatatatatatatatatatatatatatatgtatgtatgtatgtatattcaatataacaaattttaattttttaataaaaactaaattaaaaatatttaaatttataagaaatttaaaatcaaattgcactatctttatttttcatataaaaaaataaaaccaggTATAGTTGATTGAGAaatcaaacaaaagaaaatgattaaaaaatataatcaataaaagtattcaatagaaaacaaatcataataaaaaaaagtcaattaaaatatctaaacttattaaaaagttaatgattaattaaaaatatttaaatttatcaacagctttaacttaattaaacttttaagtCTTATCTTATTATATATAGATGAGTTTAAAAACTTatacatatgtatgtataattaactcttgaattatttttattattttaataattattacgttaaattttataaaaacattatgacctttttcaaataagtttatgttgtgtttttaaCATATCAACCAGACTAGTACATTAAAGTCCattaatcatttattattatataaacttttattaaattaaaaaaaaaatgaatataaagtATGGGAGGTAAAAGttacatttcaaataacataaataattatatctattattaaaaaaattaaataaataaacgaaggaccttttaaaatacatattctatttttattgtaatGAAAGGGTTTCCAAAAGTAAAaggaatattttattttcaatgtttttattttaatacaataatatacGGATTATTAACACAAGTAAATATTCTATTATTTCTTAACCATACgtaattttctttgattttgaAAGAATTCATGATTGGTAATAATAAGAATCAATCATTTTGTTcaatagaaaatgaaatttgagaaattaattaGCAAGTTATTCGGATAAATGATAATCTATTAGGAAATCTAGGAATAACTCATCATTAATGGCTATAAATGATTAATTAGTCCTGTAAATTCTTATAAACGCTACtagtgaaaaatattattatcctttAGTCATTGAAGCTATTGAGGTTTTTGCTTTGAGAGAATTAATCTTTCATTTTATATCCAGTGGGTCATATGcagattaaattttaatttgtaaaagtaatatatatttattttatggggAGAACACTCGTATCATAAGCTGacttcttttttgtattttaaattaaagggAGTTATTAAACCAATTGGGCTTGGTATAAGTCCAAAGTACTATGTttgtgagaaagaaaaaaaacagtcTTTTACCCCAAGTTATATTTGAATGTCCTTTACTATTTGTACTCCGTTAAATCTATTACTGGTTCTCGGCCTCAAAAAGCAACTTCTAACTTTTAAGAGTTAATGCAATGTTTAATAGTTAAAACCAGttaacaaacatttaaaaaaattaactcgtGGCCTACAACAACAAATATAGTGATtatgaaactattttatttttctcttaaaaacgATAGATCGATCAGAAATcaagaataattaatttaatattaaaaaaatatataactctTCCCAAAAAGTTTTGCAAATCTTTATAATACATGGTTTTGAGCATATGATTATATGAAGCAACGTTAAGAAACATAAGAAGTAAACTTGTCTAACAAGATCTCACAAAAATCAACGTATAAGCCAAgttttgtatatacatatatatattttaaattgatcttATTTTTTAGGTGATGCTGATATTTTCAAATCTACCCTATAAAATATATCCACTTGACAactcaatataataatattgtgtgtgagagagagataGAGACAATAACCAATCTGgttggagtttttttttttaaaaaaaaaaagaaatctggTAGGAGTTTTAGTTGAGTTAGTGATTTCATGCATTTCTATGGAATTAAAAAGGTATTTATTTGGATAAGATAATTTAATGTATAAcatatctaaaataaattatagttaaaataataaaatttaacattaaatattaggTCACTATAGATATTTAAAAGGGAACatataagtgaaaaaaaaaactagtaaaTTATCTTCATTTTCACGAATTTATCTCATATCAAAATCTTTAAATTCTAGACTCCATTTTTATTTCTGACtgataattttgacaaaaataaaaaaataaaaagaatgaaaggtACCTAACACAGTTCCTAAGACAGAGAAGAAGTGGACTTCACATTCTTCCAATTAGATGGAAGTTCCTATGAAAGTGTACATATTCGGTTGATAGGGTCGGTGTTAGAACATAATCCACTACCGAATTGAATGGCACGTTATGATCcactcaaaattcaaaatttctaaGAATATTTTGGTTCTTCTTTGGTGGCCATGTTACAGCCCAGATAATTAATTTGCCATAGTGGTTTACTTGAAGTTGGTGCTCCATTTCCATTATGAACCAGAAGTTTTCAAAGATTGACCACTAATTAGTGGATTCTTAAGTGGTGCATCAACACATGAATGGGTGCATCTCAACTTGTCAAACAATGTTTGTCTTCCAGGTTCTGCTTTTTAATCTAAGTGTAATGTTTATGAATTTCACAGAACTTTAGAGATGATTAGTAGAATATGTGTAATTAGATTCATCAGTCACAAGTACTGTATCAAAATTGTTCAACGTCACTGTATAACAATATCaaccatataaaataataaggaaaagatagagaaaagagaggaatcattttttttatttttaataagtcaATGATTTATTTATATGGTGAATTATGATAATAAAGATAGATGTTAAATAGTTAAAAGATGTTTGAGGGTATTGTGTAATGAGCAAGATGATAGAAGCTTGGAAGCTAATATACCAGTATCTCAAAGTAAGCTAAGACAATACTTTCTTGCTTATTAAGTACTATATCGCTAATGGAAAGACAAAACTTCAATCCTAAGAATAAATTGATCTCAaaactattattaaaattaatcttcataacattataatatatatataaaaaaaact
This portion of the Vigna unguiculata cultivar IT97K-499-35 chromosome 6, ASM411807v1, whole genome shotgun sequence genome encodes:
- the LOC114187936 gene encoding berberine bridge enzyme-like 21, which gives rise to MAKPCLAYFSAAFLLLLVFTLSSAQTPDSSIYDTFLRCLTQRTNSSTQLSNIVFAQTNPSFPTVLQNYIRNARFNTSQTRKPLLIVTPLRESHVQGAVICAKSVKVQLKIRSGGHDYEGISYISDEPFIILDMFSLRAITVDIKNEVAVVQAGATLGEVYYRIWEKSKVHGFPAGVCPTVGVGGHFSGGGYGNMMRKYGLSVDNVIDAQIVDVKGNVLDRKSMGEDLFWAIRGGGGGSFGVILSFTIKLVPVPQTVTVFRVEKTLETNVSATDLVLQWQQVAPNTDDRLFLRLLLQPVSSKVVKGTRTVRASVVALFLGGADEVVSILEKEFPLLGLKKENCTEVSWIDSVLWWNDDESLKNGDKPKTLLDRNLNSAGFLKRKSDYVENAISRDGLEWIFKRMIELGKTGFVFNPYGGKMGEIASDATPFPHRKGNLFKIQYSVNWDDPSTGAAQNFTNQAKRLYSYMTPFVSKNPRRAFLNYRDLDIGVNNFGENSFQEGQVYGSKYFNQNLERLVNIKTKVDPENFFRNEQSVPVLMSRA